A stretch of Crossiella cryophila DNA encodes these proteins:
- a CDS encoding alpha/beta hydrolase, which yields MVSVVVGGLFAGLTPALAEPAAEALNSTHIPARYAAQALGWHPCTTEELPGTPPGEVGLLECATFATPRNWERLFEREDLTIAVSRLRATGVTTASVLTNPGGPGGPGRSLPLHFRGQDRLREHQEVIGIDSRGTGQSTNITCGGMAGPAPELDARNRDPRNLDLLVDAVREGAKTCRQASGELGSLINTFQMTKDLDLLRVLLRRQKINWIGYSAGTWLGAHYAQRFPNRVGRFVLDSATEFTASWQQSFDWQPMAFERRWRQDFLPWIARYEAKYHFGATGEAARQNFEQVRAALSRKPVEIGGVKIYPSMVDSLILGSLKEKAQFPTLAERLVQLRTLTEQGASTRAKAAAEGPVKEAMDKVRAQAPDAMLATLWHTLCNDGPWTGDRESLIRRSQQQYDSGLSLYGAGWMSFQICAFWPERPRPLPKLDGKGVPPVLIVQADKDGATAIEGARRARAAFQNSRLLTVTDEGDHGIYSGGNARVDKIVNAYLVDGVVPADQSVPGMPLPVPAG from the coding sequence ATGGTCTCGGTGGTCGTGGGTGGATTGTTCGCCGGGCTGACCCCGGCGCTGGCCGAACCGGCGGCGGAGGCGCTGAACTCCACGCACATCCCGGCCCGCTACGCCGCACAGGCACTGGGCTGGCACCCGTGTACGACCGAGGAGCTGCCCGGCACGCCGCCGGGTGAGGTCGGCCTGCTGGAGTGCGCCACGTTCGCCACGCCGCGGAACTGGGAGCGGCTCTTCGAGCGCGAGGACCTGACCATCGCGGTCAGCAGGCTGCGTGCCACCGGCGTCACCACCGCCTCGGTGCTGACCAACCCGGGTGGCCCCGGCGGCCCCGGCCGGTCGCTGCCGCTGCACTTCCGCGGCCAGGACCGGCTGCGGGAACACCAGGAGGTCATCGGCATCGACTCCAGGGGCACCGGCCAGAGCACCAACATCACCTGCGGCGGGATGGCCGGTCCGGCCCCCGAGCTGGACGCGCGCAACCGGGATCCGCGCAACCTGGACCTGCTCGTGGACGCGGTGCGGGAGGGCGCCAAGACCTGTCGGCAGGCATCCGGCGAGCTGGGATCGCTGATCAACACCTTCCAGATGACCAAGGACCTGGACCTGCTGCGGGTGCTGCTGCGCCGGCAGAAGATCAACTGGATCGGGTACTCGGCGGGCACCTGGCTGGGCGCGCACTACGCGCAGCGGTTCCCGAACCGGGTCGGGCGGTTCGTGCTGGACTCCGCGACCGAGTTCACCGCGAGCTGGCAGCAGTCCTTCGACTGGCAGCCGATGGCCTTCGAGCGGCGCTGGCGGCAGGACTTCCTGCCCTGGATCGCCCGCTATGAGGCCAAGTACCACTTCGGCGCCACCGGCGAGGCCGCCCGGCAGAACTTCGAGCAGGTGCGGGCCGCGCTCTCCCGCAAGCCGGTGGAGATCGGCGGGGTGAAGATCTACCCGAGCATGGTGGACAGCCTCATCCTGGGCTCGCTCAAGGAGAAGGCGCAGTTCCCCACCCTGGCCGAGCGGCTGGTCCAGCTCAGGACGCTGACCGAGCAGGGCGCGTCCACCAGGGCCAAGGCCGCGGCGGAGGGCCCGGTCAAGGAGGCCATGGACAAGGTGCGGGCCCAGGCGCCGGACGCGATGCTGGCCACGCTGTGGCACACGCTGTGCAACGACGGTCCGTGGACCGGCGACCGGGAGTCGCTGATCCGCCGCTCGCAGCAGCAGTACGACAGCGGCCTGTCCCTCTACGGCGCGGGCTGGATGAGCTTCCAGATCTGCGCGTTCTGGCCGGAGCGGCCGCGGCCGCTGCCCAAGCTGGACGGCAAGGGCGTGCCGCCGGTGCTGATCGTGCAGGCCGACAAGGACGGCGCCACCGCGATCGAGGGCGCCAGGCGGGCCCGCGCGGCGTTCCAGAACTCGCGGCTGCTGACTGTCACCGATGAGGGTGACCACGGCATCTACAGCGGCGGCAACGCCAGGGTGGACAAGATCGTCAACGCCTACCTGGTGGACGGGGTCGTCCCGGCCGATCAGAGCGTGCCCGGTATGCCACTGCCGGTCCCGGCAGGCTAG
- a CDS encoding SDR family NAD(P)-dependent oxidoreductase, whose amino-acid sequence MTQNGLLAGKIALVTGASRGIGAAAARLFTQEGATVVLAARTESALREVAADLPGASYVVADLGEPAEARRVVEVVLERHGRLDVAFNNAGVGVPPHPVAEFPEEDFDLVLRVNLKGVFYAVSAQVKAMLAGGGGAIVNNSSVGSLRANPALPAYGAAKRAVNSLTESAAVTYASAGIRINAIAPGLTRTEMAEQWQALEPGVLDRIIAATPLGRAAEPAEIAESAAWLLSDRASYVTGVVLPVAGGAAV is encoded by the coding sequence ATGACCCAGAACGGACTGCTGGCCGGGAAGATCGCGCTCGTCACCGGGGCCAGCCGGGGGATCGGGGCCGCGGCGGCCCGCCTGTTCACCCAGGAGGGCGCGACCGTGGTGCTGGCCGCCCGCACCGAGAGCGCGCTGCGGGAGGTGGCCGCGGACCTGCCCGGCGCCTCCTACGTGGTCGCCGATCTCGGGGAGCCCGCCGAGGCGCGGCGGGTGGTGGAGGTGGTGCTGGAGCGGCACGGCCGGCTCGACGTCGCGTTCAACAACGCCGGGGTCGGGGTGCCGCCGCATCCGGTGGCGGAGTTCCCCGAGGAGGATTTCGACCTGGTGCTGCGGGTCAACCTCAAGGGCGTGTTCTACGCGGTGTCGGCGCAGGTGAAAGCCATGCTCGCCGGTGGAGGCGGCGCGATCGTCAACAACAGCAGCGTGGGCAGCCTGCGCGCGAACCCGGCGCTGCCCGCGTACGGGGCGGCCAAACGCGCGGTCAACAGCCTCACCGAATCGGCGGCGGTGACCTATGCGTCGGCCGGGATCCGGATCAACGCGATCGCCCCCGGGCTGACCCGCACCGAGATGGCCGAGCAGTGGCAGGCACTCGAACCCGGCGTGCTGGACCGGATCATCGCGGCCACACCACTGGGGCGGGCGGCCGAACCGGCGGAGATCGCCGAATCGGCCGCCTGGCTGCTCAGCGACCGGGCCTCGTACGTGACCGGCGTGGTGCTGCCGGTCGCAGGGGGCGCCGCGGTCTGA
- a CDS encoding helix-turn-helix transcriptional regulator yields the protein MDKHELGRFLRSHRERLAPSSVGLPAAGQRRTPGLRREEVAQLAHISAQYYTRLEQARGPNPSRRVLAALGRALRLNNAERAHLYVLCGQQAEPPGPSAEVPDRILDMIERMPHTAAIVLDARYDVLAWNPLAAALLEDFSALPPKERNAIRRYFLNPDPDRPNYGMSGGGDFGRFAAGHLRAVAARYPEDPATQALIRDLLAHSPAFAELWPSPEVPDQRNLVKTINHPQLGAIPLTCDILAVPERDQHVVLFTAEPGSPAEDAMRLLAVIGLQQLA from the coding sequence GTGGACAAACACGAACTCGGCCGGTTCCTGCGGTCGCACCGGGAACGGCTGGCCCCCTCCAGCGTGGGCCTGCCCGCGGCGGGCCAGCGCCGCACCCCCGGCCTGCGCCGCGAGGAGGTGGCCCAGCTCGCGCACATCTCCGCGCAGTACTACACCCGCCTGGAACAGGCCCGCGGCCCGAACCCGTCCCGGCGGGTGCTGGCCGCGCTCGGCCGGGCGCTGCGGCTCAACAACGCCGAGCGGGCCCACCTCTACGTCCTGTGCGGTCAGCAGGCCGAGCCGCCCGGTCCCTCCGCCGAGGTGCCGGACCGGATCCTGGACATGATCGAGCGGATGCCGCACACCGCCGCGATCGTGCTCGACGCCAGGTACGACGTGCTGGCCTGGAACCCGCTCGCGGCGGCGTTGCTGGAGGACTTCTCCGCGCTGCCGCCCAAGGAGCGCAACGCGATCCGCCGCTATTTCCTGAACCCGGACCCGGATCGCCCCAACTACGGCATGTCCGGCGGTGGCGACTTCGGCCGGTTCGCCGCCGGGCACCTGCGCGCGGTCGCCGCCCGCTACCCCGAGGACCCCGCCACCCAGGCGCTCATCCGCGACCTGCTGGCGCACAGCCCGGCCTTCGCCGAGCTGTGGCCCAGCCCCGAGGTCCCCGACCAGCGCAACCTGGTCAAGACGATCAACCATCCGCAGCTCGGCGCGATCCCGCTGACCTGCGACATCCTCGCCGTGCCCGAACGCGACCAGCACGTGGTGCTGTTCACCGCCGAGCCCGGCAGCCCGGCCGAGGACGCGATGCGGCTGCTCGCGGTGATCGGCCTGCAGCAGCTCGCCTAG
- a CDS encoding IPT/TIG domain-containing protein: protein MRENEGNSVRNRLTGVVSLAAAFTVIASLAPGVALAAAAPAVTGFSPIGGDAGASFTISGSGFGTDTAAAKVSINGVTATVTAAADNSLTALVPAGTGAGKVQVSTPDGSASSAEDFVIAPERYKFADIAYTSGILPDSKGQLVDINAAKKIGLIRFSGTAGQRVSFGFDKSTLNSRFDVKPYLPNGKQLLVDGFRVEKNFAKEGGQYLLPPLPVTGTYSLVIDPTTDTGVGKINVIQPNIKDGGVLSPTGAATSIAFHDPWYQVALTINAEAGQVYSLTPTDWNFPASAQVMATIFGPDDRQLFSSTPFSARPSALSFEAKVAGRYQVFLVSDSLTVGSQPGSLVITLSQSVDAGRVDVGGAPKQLNVARLGQAQKLVFAGKTGQKLGFGITDVAQGAAIPSLSVVAPNGKSWQLTPGADAEMPEALPVDGDYTLWFNPVPNTGTYTLWGSEDVNGGLLPLDGEPAEISVDRPGQNVRFTINATAGQKAGLGMLHPWGTGLIAVLRDPTGKKLVDIGARNNVDFTFPTTGTYEFLADLGAVSGVGTFVLSSDLNKGEFSDTVVLPVQRAGQNARATFQGTAGQRISLGFSDTTLNGQYRVKLFQPNGTEIGGGFGSVYAGRDDKDIVLPVAGTYEIQLDPTDENTGTGEIKVTLSTAVNGGTLTVGGAAVPLVLPRVGQDGTLTFAGTAGQKLALTFAGNNFQPSKNFRVSVLGPDGKPLTGLDGKLKTDTANLAVPALPSAGNYTVVIDGDRAATGGITVGLIAG from the coding sequence ATGCGTGAGAACGAAGGGAATTCCGTGCGCAACCGACTGACCGGGGTTGTTTCCCTGGCGGCCGCCTTCACCGTGATCGCCTCCCTGGCGCCAGGGGTGGCGCTGGCCGCCGCCGCGCCCGCGGTGACCGGGTTCAGCCCGATCGGCGGTGACGCGGGCGCCAGCTTCACCATTTCCGGCAGCGGCTTCGGCACCGACACCGCCGCGGCCAAGGTGAGCATCAACGGCGTCACCGCGACCGTGACCGCCGCCGCGGACAACAGCCTGACCGCGCTCGTCCCGGCAGGCACCGGCGCGGGCAAGGTCCAGGTGAGCACCCCGGACGGCTCCGCCAGCAGCGCGGAGGACTTCGTCATCGCGCCCGAGCGGTACAAGTTCGCCGACATCGCCTACACCAGCGGCATCCTGCCCGACTCCAAGGGCCAGCTGGTGGACATCAACGCGGCCAAGAAGATCGGCCTGATCCGCTTCAGCGGCACCGCGGGCCAGCGGGTCAGCTTCGGCTTCGACAAGAGCACGCTGAACTCCCGCTTCGACGTCAAGCCCTACCTGCCCAACGGCAAGCAGCTGCTCGTGGACGGCTTCCGGGTGGAGAAGAACTTCGCCAAGGAGGGCGGCCAGTACCTGCTGCCGCCGCTGCCGGTGACCGGCACCTACTCGCTGGTGATCGACCCGACCACGGACACCGGCGTCGGCAAGATCAACGTGATCCAGCCCAACATCAAGGACGGCGGCGTGCTCAGCCCCACCGGGGCCGCCACCAGCATCGCCTTCCACGACCCGTGGTACCAGGTCGCGCTGACCATCAACGCCGAGGCTGGCCAGGTCTACAGCCTGACCCCGACCGACTGGAACTTCCCGGCCAGCGCCCAGGTTATGGCCACCATCTTCGGCCCGGACGACCGGCAGCTGTTCAGCTCCACCCCGTTCAGCGCCCGGCCCAGCGCGTTGTCCTTCGAGGCCAAGGTGGCAGGCCGGTACCAGGTGTTCCTGGTCAGTGACAGCCTCACCGTCGGTTCGCAGCCCGGCTCGCTGGTGATCACGTTGTCGCAGAGCGTGGACGCCGGCCGGGTGGACGTCGGCGGCGCGCCCAAGCAGCTCAACGTGGCCCGGCTCGGCCAGGCGCAGAAGCTCGTTTTCGCCGGCAAGACCGGGCAGAAGCTGGGCTTCGGCATCACCGATGTCGCCCAGGGCGCGGCCATTCCCTCGCTGAGCGTGGTGGCCCCCAACGGCAAGAGCTGGCAGCTGACCCCCGGCGCGGACGCCGAGATGCCCGAGGCGCTGCCGGTCGACGGCGACTACACGCTGTGGTTCAACCCGGTGCCCAACACCGGCACCTACACGCTCTGGGGGTCCGAGGACGTCAACGGCGGCCTGCTGCCGCTCGACGGTGAGCCCGCGGAGATCTCCGTGGACCGCCCCGGCCAGAACGTGCGCTTCACCATCAACGCCACCGCCGGGCAGAAGGCCGGCCTTGGCATGCTGCACCCGTGGGGCACCGGCCTGATCGCGGTGCTGCGCGACCCGACCGGCAAGAAGCTCGTCGACATCGGCGCGCGCAACAACGTGGACTTCACCTTCCCCACCACCGGGACCTATGAGTTCCTGGCGGACCTGGGTGCGGTCTCCGGCGTCGGCACCTTCGTGCTGTCCTCGGACCTCAACAAGGGCGAGTTCAGCGACACGGTGGTGCTGCCGGTGCAGCGGGCCGGTCAGAACGCCCGCGCCACCTTCCAGGGCACGGCGGGCCAGCGGATCAGCCTCGGCTTCTCCGACACCACGCTGAACGGCCAGTACCGGGTGAAGTTGTTCCAGCCCAACGGAACCGAGATCGGCGGCGGCTTCGGCTCGGTCTACGCCGGCCGCGACGACAAGGACATCGTGCTCCCGGTCGCCGGGACCTACGAGATCCAGCTCGACCCGACCGATGAGAACACCGGCACCGGCGAGATCAAGGTGACCCTGTCCACCGCGGTCAACGGTGGCACGCTCACCGTCGGCGGCGCGGCGGTGCCGCTGGTACTGCCGAGGGTCGGCCAGGACGGCACCCTGACCTTCGCCGGCACGGCCGGGCAGAAGCTGGCTTTGACCTTCGCGGGCAACAACTTCCAGCCCTCGAAGAACTTCCGGGTCAGCGTGCTCGGCCCGGACGGCAAGCCGCTGACCGGTCTGGACGGCAAGCTCAAGACCGACACGGCCAATCTCGCGGTGCCCGCGCTGCCCAGTGCCGGCAACTACACCGTGGTGATTGACGGGGACCGGGCGGCGACCGGCGGGATCACCGTCGGCCTGATCGCCGGCTGA
- the rox gene encoding rifampin monooxygenase, giving the protein MIDVIIAGCGPTGLMLASELRLHGVQAVVLEKEPEPTKVVRSLGLHARSIEVLDQRGMLEPFLAAGKQYPVGGFFAGITKPTPPRLDSAHAFVLGIPQPVTDRLLTEHALEVGVQIRRGTEVTGLSQDADGVDVELADGNRLRARYLVGCDGGRSTVRKLLGIDFPGEPSRVETLLGEMELTASPETLAEVMAEVRKTQFRFGAMPLGDGVFRVLVPAEGVAEDRSVPPTLEEFKRQLVAVGGTDFGVHSPRWLSRFGDATRLAERYRTGRVLLAGDAAHVHPPTGGQGLNMGLQDAFNLGWKLAAAVNGWAPDGLLDSYQAERRPVAAAVLDNTRAQMQLLSTDPGAQAVRRLLAELMDFEEVNRHLIEKIIAIGIRYDFGDGHALLGRRLRDIELKQGRLYSLLHAGRGLLLDQTGRLSTAGWADRVDHVVEVSEELDAPAVLLRPDGHVAWVGEDQQDLLEHLPRWFGAA; this is encoded by the coding sequence ATGATTGACGTGATCATCGCCGGTTGTGGACCGACCGGTCTGATGCTGGCGAGTGAATTGCGGTTGCACGGCGTGCAGGCGGTCGTGCTGGAGAAGGAGCCGGAGCCGACCAAGGTGGTCCGCTCGCTCGGCCTGCACGCGCGCAGCATCGAGGTGCTCGACCAGCGCGGCATGCTGGAGCCCTTCCTGGCGGCTGGCAAGCAGTACCCGGTCGGCGGGTTCTTCGCCGGGATCACCAAGCCAACGCCGCCGCGGCTGGACAGCGCGCACGCCTTCGTATTGGGCATCCCGCAACCCGTCACCGACCGGCTGCTGACCGAGCACGCGCTCGAGGTCGGCGTGCAGATCCGGCGCGGCACCGAGGTGACCGGGCTGAGTCAGGACGCGGACGGGGTGGACGTCGAGCTGGCCGACGGCAACCGGTTGCGGGCCCGCTACCTGGTCGGCTGCGACGGCGGTCGCAGCACGGTGCGCAAGCTGCTCGGTATCGACTTCCCCGGCGAGCCGTCCCGGGTGGAGACGCTGCTGGGTGAGATGGAGCTGACCGCCTCGCCGGAGACGCTGGCCGAGGTGATGGCCGAGGTCCGCAAGACCCAGTTCCGCTTCGGCGCGATGCCGTTGGGGGACGGGGTGTTCCGGGTGCTGGTGCCCGCCGAGGGAGTCGCCGAGGACCGGTCGGTGCCGCCGACCCTGGAAGAGTTCAAGCGGCAGCTGGTGGCGGTCGGGGGCACTGATTTCGGCGTGCACTCCCCGCGCTGGCTGTCCCGTTTCGGCGATGCCACCCGGCTCGCGGAGCGCTACCGCACCGGCCGGGTGCTGCTGGCAGGCGATGCCGCGCACGTGCACCCGCCGACCGGTGGGCAGGGGCTCAACATGGGGCTGCAGGACGCGTTCAACCTGGGCTGGAAACTGGCCGCCGCGGTCAACGGCTGGGCCCCGGACGGACTCCTGGACAGTTACCAGGCCGAACGGCGTCCGGTGGCCGCGGCCGTGCTGGACAACACCCGCGCGCAGATGCAGCTGCTCTCCACCGACCCCGGCGCCCAGGCGGTGCGCCGGTTGCTGGCCGAGCTGATGGACTTCGAGGAGGTCAACCGGCACCTGATCGAGAAGATCATCGCGATCGGGATCCGCTATGACTTCGGCGACGGGCACGCGCTGCTCGGGCGGCGGCTGCGCGATATCGAGCTGAAACAGGGCCGCCTCTACTCGCTGCTGCACGCCGGTCGCGGACTGCTGCTGGACCAGACCGGGCGGCTCTCCACGGCGGGCTGGGCGGACCGGGTCGACCACGTGGTCGAGGTCAGCGAGGAACTCGACGCGCCCGCGGTGCTGCTGCGCCCGGACGGCCACGTGGCCTGGGTCGGCGAGGACCAGCAGGACCTGCTCGAACACCTGCCGAGGTGGTTCGGCGCGGCCTAG
- a CDS encoding TetR/AcrR family transcriptional regulator, producing MRRDARANLERLLTAAAEVFAEQGLDATLADAAKRAEVGVGTVYRRFANKDDLIHEVYAPRLREVEQLAEQAAAAPDAWQGFADFFESSIRQLAADRGLRELTLGGHTQALGWARGTPPDRLAALIDSTQQAMGGHLDTMVRRAQEAGALRADFVATDMMLLSVAVQATIALGGAEHPELSRRALGFILDGLRPERDGPTALPAPPLTPEALVRIRQRGLADQ from the coding sequence ATGCGCCGCGATGCCCGTGCCAACCTGGAACGCCTGCTCACCGCGGCGGCCGAGGTCTTCGCCGAGCAGGGACTGGACGCCACGCTCGCGGACGCGGCCAAGCGGGCCGAGGTGGGCGTGGGCACCGTCTACCGACGCTTCGCCAACAAGGACGACCTGATCCACGAGGTCTACGCACCCCGCCTGCGCGAGGTCGAGCAGCTCGCCGAACAGGCCGCCGCGGCCCCGGACGCCTGGCAGGGGTTCGCGGACTTCTTCGAGAGTTCGATCCGGCAACTCGCCGCCGACCGCGGCCTGCGCGAACTCACCCTGGGCGGCCACACCCAGGCACTGGGCTGGGCCCGCGGCACCCCACCGGACCGGCTGGCCGCCCTGATCGACTCCACCCAGCAGGCCATGGGCGGACACCTGGACACCATGGTCCGCCGGGCTCAGGAAGCCGGTGCGCTGCGGGCGGATTTCGTGGCCACGGACATGATGCTGCTCTCCGTCGCGGTCCAGGCCACCATCGCGCTGGGCGGCGCTGAACACCCCGAACTGTCCCGGCGCGCACTGGGTTTCATCCTCGACGGGCTGCGGCCCGAGCGGGACGGCCCGACCGCACTGCCCGCGCCGCCGCTCACTCCGGAGGCGCTGGTGCGGATCCGGCAGCGCGGACTGGCTGACCAGTAA
- a CDS encoding alpha/beta hydrolase codes for MSTIRCAAALVCASALVLGGCAPAATTPQDTAASTACPASPQPPNRARPGPAMPQPDKVTVPVDTSTSKVISPGTEPQIHCGRTPLQTTNDLVYATPAPEQPLRLDIQRPAAAGLKPLVVYLPGGGFVSADRKQTLNLRTFVAEAGYVVASIDYRVQPSGAVYTDGLADIRAAIRYLRANATTYGIDPARVAVWGESAGGYMAAMTGVTGDCTDLDRGEHLDQSSRVQAVINKFGASDLSKLMSDYGPAAEAGFASAISPISTYITGPTGKSLAASPAEVTAANPVTHAGAGDPPTLILHGDNDLVISPSQTLLLHNALVAAGVNSTRYVIRDAGHGDLAFLGDPNARSPWSTEQVAGIMVDFLGANLS; via the coding sequence ATGAGCACGATCAGGTGTGCTGCGGCGCTGGTCTGCGCGTCCGCGTTGGTACTGGGCGGGTGCGCCCCGGCGGCCACGACGCCGCAGGACACGGCCGCGTCAACGGCCTGCCCGGCGAGTCCCCAGCCCCCGAACCGGGCCCGCCCCGGTCCGGCGATGCCCCAGCCGGACAAGGTGACGGTGCCCGTGGACACCAGCACCAGCAAGGTGATCAGCCCCGGCACCGAACCCCAGATCCACTGTGGACGGACACCGCTACAGACCACCAACGACCTCGTGTACGCGACCCCAGCCCCGGAACAACCACTGCGCCTGGACATCCAGCGCCCCGCGGCCGCGGGCCTGAAGCCCCTCGTGGTCTACCTCCCCGGCGGCGGCTTCGTCTCCGCCGACCGCAAACAGACCCTGAACCTGCGCACCTTCGTCGCCGAGGCCGGTTACGTGGTGGCGAGCATCGACTACCGGGTCCAGCCCAGCGGCGCGGTCTACACCGACGGCCTGGCCGACATCCGCGCCGCGATCCGCTACCTGCGCGCCAACGCCACCACCTACGGCATCGACCCGGCCAGGGTGGCTGTCTGGGGCGAGTCGGCCGGGGGTTACATGGCCGCGATGACCGGCGTCACCGGCGACTGCACGGACCTGGACCGGGGCGAGCACCTCGACCAGAGCAGCCGGGTGCAGGCCGTCATCAACAAGTTCGGCGCCTCCGACCTGAGCAAGCTGATGTCCGACTACGGCCCCGCCGCCGAAGCGGGCTTCGCCAGCGCCATCAGCCCCATCTCCACCTACATCACCGGCCCCACCGGCAAATCCCTGGCCGCCAGCCCCGCCGAGGTCACCGCCGCCAACCCGGTCACCCACGCCGGCGCGGGCGACCCGCCCACGCTGATCCTGCACGGCGACAACGACCTCGTCATCTCCCCCAGCCAAACCCTGTTGCTGCACAACGCCCTGGTCGCCGCGGGCGTGAACAGCACCCGGTACGTGATCCGCGACGCGGGCCACGGCGACCTGGCCTTCCTTGGCGATCCGAACGCGCGTTCGCCGTGGTCCACCGAGCAGGTCGCGGGGATCATGGTGGACTTCCTCGGCGCGAACCTGTCCTGA
- a CDS encoding phosphoribosylanthranilate isomerase, translating to MGTRTAVKICGLTRPDDVDAAVEAGADAIGFVLYPPSPRHVTPEQAAELAARLPAFVTPVLLFVNTPAPEVLAAAAAVPGALVQFHGDETPADCWAATGQGRLAFLRAARIPLDPGTPPFDLVGFARRFDRARAILLDAHVPGYGGGGRTFDWSLLPAAPDSHLVLSGGLTPGNVTEGITTLRPLCRTLSVDVSSGVEASKGVKDHGRIREFIAAVREA from the coding sequence ATGGGCACCCGAACAGCCGTGAAGATCTGCGGCCTGACCAGGCCGGACGATGTGGACGCCGCGGTCGAGGCCGGCGCCGACGCGATCGGCTTCGTGCTCTACCCGCCCAGCCCCCGCCACGTCACCCCGGAACAAGCCGCTGAACTGGCCGCGCGGCTGCCCGCGTTCGTCACCCCGGTGCTGCTGTTCGTGAACACCCCCGCGCCCGAGGTGCTCGCCGCCGCCGCGGCCGTGCCCGGCGCGCTGGTGCAGTTCCACGGCGACGAGACCCCCGCCGACTGCTGGGCGGCCACCGGCCAGGGCCGACTCGCCTTCCTGCGCGCCGCCCGCATCCCCCTGGACCCCGGCACGCCACCGTTCGACCTGGTCGGCTTCGCCCGGCGATTCGACCGGGCCAGGGCGATCCTGCTCGACGCGCACGTGCCCGGTTACGGCGGCGGCGGCCGCACCTTCGACTGGTCCCTGCTACCCGCCGCCCCCGACTCACACCTGGTGCTCAGCGGCGGACTCACCCCGGGCAACGTCACCGAGGGCATCACGACGTTGCGTCCGTTGTGCCGCACGCTGTCGGTGGACGTCAGTTCCGGGGTCGAGGCGAGCAAGGGCGTCAAGGACCACGGCCGGATCCGCGAGTTCATCGCCGCCGTCCGCGAGGCCTGA
- a CDS encoding helix-turn-helix transcriptional regulator, with translation MSASARLLRLVSVLSARPSWTNHELAERLDVTERTVRRDIAKLRELGYGIESGAGPWGGYRLRRDSALPPLNLDDEEALAVAVALRETALTGTLGSDQAALSALLKLQGLLPRHIASRLAEFDAAVEQTPRAGEDPVSSKVLLELAGACRGEVRIGLSYRDRLDRASVREVDPYRLVRTRNRWYLVAMDVVRGQWRTFRADRVTGVERTGAPTAISDPPDAARLVAEMLTSNYPVYATVRLAVPLHRARQLVPPGAGLHEPDGPDVTVITLGGNDLDELVTRLLRLATPVRVLAPAELRDAFRARLAALLVEEPSG, from the coding sequence ATGAGTGCGTCGGCGCGACTGCTCCGCCTCGTGTCGGTGCTGTCCGCGCGTCCGTCGTGGACCAACCACGAACTCGCCGAGCGGCTCGACGTCACCGAGCGGACCGTCCGGCGCGATATCGCCAAACTGCGCGAACTCGGCTACGGCATCGAGTCCGGCGCCGGGCCGTGGGGCGGCTACCGGCTGCGCCGGGACAGCGCGCTGCCGCCGCTGAACCTGGACGACGAGGAGGCCCTCGCGGTGGCGGTGGCGCTGCGGGAGACCGCGCTGACCGGGACGCTGGGCAGTGATCAGGCCGCGCTGTCGGCGTTGCTGAAGTTGCAGGGGTTGCTGCCCCGGCACATCGCCTCGCGGCTGGCCGAGTTCGACGCGGCCGTGGAGCAGACGCCGAGGGCGGGGGAGGACCCGGTGTCCTCGAAGGTGTTGCTGGAACTGGCGGGCGCCTGCCGGGGCGAGGTCCGGATTGGACTGTCCTATCGGGACCGGCTGGATCGGGCCAGTGTGCGCGAGGTGGACCCGTACCGGTTGGTGCGCACCAGGAATCGGTGGTACCTGGTGGCCATGGACGTGGTGCGTGGGCAGTGGCGGACCTTCCGCGCGGACCGGGTCACCGGGGTTGAGCGCACCGGGGCGCCGACCGCGATCAGCGATCCGCCGGACGCGGCCCGGCTGGTCGCGGAGATGCTCACCAGCAACTACCCGGTCTACGCGACCGTGCGGCTGGCCGTGCCGCTGCACCGGGCCCGCCAGCTCGTGCCGCCCGGCGCTGGCCTGCACGAGCCCGACGGGCCGGATGTCACGGTGATCACGTTGGGCGGCAACGACTTGGACGAGCTGGTCACCCGGCTGCTGCGGCTGGCCACGCCGGTTCGGGTGCTCGCCCCGGCCGAACTCCGGGACGCCTTCCGGGCGCGGCTGGCCGCGTTGCTGGTGGAGGAGCCGTCCGGCTGA
- a CDS encoding nuclear transport factor 2 family protein, whose amino-acid sequence MATTDTADYTALDPFFGVIQRGLDGLADGAHFFDLFAADAVTEYVVTIPGYPRRVDSRAALMALYAGYGDGIRLHWAGDLAVHQDREAGVVVLEYGVAGKIVATGADYANRFVSIITIRDRKITHWRDYLDSYAAMRAVGNGAPAPE is encoded by the coding sequence ATGGCAACTACCGACACCGCCGACTACACCGCCCTGGACCCGTTCTTCGGCGTCATCCAACGCGGGCTGGACGGCCTGGCCGACGGCGCGCACTTCTTCGACCTGTTCGCCGCCGACGCCGTCACCGAGTACGTGGTCACCATCCCCGGCTACCCCAGGCGGGTGGACAGCCGGGCCGCGCTGATGGCGCTCTACGCGGGCTACGGCGACGGGATCCGCCTGCACTGGGCAGGCGACCTGGCCGTGCACCAGGACCGGGAGGCCGGGGTGGTCGTGCTGGAGTACGGCGTCGCGGGCAAGATCGTGGCCACCGGCGCGGACTACGCCAACCGGTTCGTCTCGATCATCACCATCAGGGACCGCAAGATCACCCACTGGCGGGACTACCTGGACTCCTACGCCGCGATGCGGGCCGTGGGCAACGGCGCTCCGGCTCCCGAGTGA